One window of the Thermococcus sp. P6 genome contains the following:
- a CDS encoding cob(I)yrinic acid a,c-diamide adenosyltransferase gives MPVTTKTGDKGLTGLFTGDRIAKSSPIIEANGTIDELDSFLGEAKHHLPEDMRATIERIQLRLYDIMAELASRGSYRKIEPGDIQWLEELIERYEGEVQLKSFVLPGSTVASAKLDVCRAVTRRAERRVAKLVLEYGIGHDALVYLNRLSDLLFLMARAIEKREGKLREVKNFQ, from the coding sequence ATGCCCGTGACGACCAAAACCGGAGATAAGGGTTTGACGGGTCTCTTTACGGGGGACAGGATCGCCAAGTCCTCCCCGATTATCGAGGCCAACGGCACCATAGACGAGCTGGACAGCTTCCTCGGGGAGGCAAAGCACCACCTCCCGGAGGACATGAGGGCTACCATCGAGAGGATCCAGCTCAGGCTCTACGATATCATGGCGGAACTCGCCAGCAGGGGAAGTTACAGGAAAATTGAGCCCGGGGATATCCAGTGGCTCGAGGAGCTCATAGAGAGGTACGAGGGGGAAGTTCAGCTGAAGTCCTTCGTCCTTCCGGGGTCGACCGTCGCCAGTGCAAAGCTTGACGTCTGCAGGGCCGTTACGAGGAGGGCCGAGCGGAGGGTCGCAAAGCTCGTCCTCGAGTACGGTATCGGCCATGACGCACTCGTTTACCTTAACAGGCTCAGCGATCTCCTCTTCCTGATGGCAAGGGCCATCGAGAAGAGGGAGGGGAAGTTGAGGGAGGTTAAGAACTTTCAGTGA
- a CDS encoding MFS transporter, translated as MKGPGRNFWLFAIGRFVSELGWAVQEVALPLYVLDRTGSGTVMTLFVLADVIPSMIVMPFAGVVGDRYNRKRLMVGFDLARGLLLFGVVALNFLGVYQLLPVQVIMALMGTFFGAATSAMFPDLVEPDELERANSTVSSFSVIAWLVGPALGGVIYTLGGIRLAILINAVSFFGSGLFEALIRYEWKTRGLESARQVVEDLKEGLAFLRSSRYLMVLLGFILFINAVDRPLSAVIMPYAFRVVLRFTGRQFGLLESAFMGGMLLGNFIVAVKLGKKAGRYLFKALAISELLMLSFVGLISPLIAIPRDSAFMVLATLGVLLGVSSAIINVPLNAKVQRAIPTELRSRVFSALALLANVSAPLGLIVVGPLVDRYAAWKVTLAIWVVEAVVIACYYVRYRKILLEDGEKGEAVTESS; from the coding sequence ATGAAAGGACCCGGCAGGAACTTCTGGCTCTTCGCCATCGGACGCTTTGTCAGTGAGCTCGGCTGGGCGGTGCAGGAGGTTGCGCTGCCCCTCTACGTCCTCGACAGAACCGGAAGCGGAACGGTGATGACCCTCTTCGTTCTGGCCGATGTAATCCCCTCCATGATAGTCATGCCCTTCGCGGGTGTCGTGGGTGACCGCTACAACAGAAAGAGACTCATGGTGGGTTTTGACCTCGCGAGGGGCCTTCTCCTTTTTGGCGTTGTGGCCCTCAACTTCCTCGGGGTATACCAGCTCCTCCCCGTTCAGGTTATCATGGCCCTCATGGGAACGTTCTTCGGCGCCGCCACGAGCGCGATGTTCCCCGATCTTGTGGAACCGGACGAGCTTGAGAGGGCCAACTCAACCGTCAGCTCTTTCTCCGTGATAGCCTGGCTCGTAGGCCCTGCCCTCGGTGGGGTTATCTACACCCTCGGCGGGATAAGGCTGGCCATACTGATAAACGCGGTCAGCTTCTTCGGTTCCGGTCTGTTTGAGGCCCTGATACGATACGAATGGAAGACGAGGGGCCTCGAAAGTGCCCGGCAGGTAGTGGAGGACTTGAAGGAAGGTCTCGCGTTTCTGCGTTCCAGCCGTTACCTCATGGTGCTGCTCGGCTTCATCCTCTTCATAAACGCCGTTGACCGGCCCCTTAGCGCGGTCATAATGCCCTACGCCTTCAGGGTCGTCCTCAGGTTTACGGGCAGACAGTTCGGACTGCTCGAGAGCGCCTTCATGGGCGGCATGCTCCTCGGGAACTTCATCGTGGCGGTGAAGCTCGGAAAGAAAGCCGGGAGGTATCTCTTCAAGGCGCTGGCCATCAGCGAACTCCTGATGCTGAGTTTCGTGGGGCTCATCTCCCCGCTGATAGCCATCCCCCGGGATTCCGCGTTTATGGTACTGGCAACACTGGGGGTGCTCTTAGGCGTAAGCAGCGCGATAATCAACGTCCCCCTCAACGCAAAGGTTCAGCGGGCGATCCCAACGGAGCTCAGAAGCCGGGTGTTCTCCGCTCTGGCCCTTCTTGCGAACGTCTCGGCACCCCTTGGTCTCATCGTGGTGGGTCCACTGGTCGATCGTTACGCCGCCTGGAAGGTCACCCTCGCCATCTGGGTGGTTGAGGCCGTCGTGATAGCCTGCTATTACGTCAGATACAGAAAAATACTGCTGGAAGACGGTGAAAAGGGGGAAGCCGTCACTGAAAGTTCTTAA
- a CDS encoding DUF4097 family beta strand repeat-containing protein, with product MMFENVEEVELRGINARMRVEGWESDIVEVNYVTHGRVKVKTELKGRKLIVREEPERRIFGLNSGGAEIEVKLPVNVPLKVRNVNGTVIIRGCRAEYLDTINGEIDARFTIAGPLRARTVNGRLNIVLEEIEGDIDVSTVNGDVNIRLSDFCDARISVRRVNGSVRFVGIDPEEPLIGSGTYKVEVKTVNGSVSVELAPQP from the coding sequence ATGATGTTCGAGAACGTTGAAGAGGTGGAATTGAGGGGCATCAACGCCCGGATGAGGGTTGAGGGATGGGAGAGCGATATCGTGGAGGTTAACTACGTCACCCACGGCAGGGTTAAGGTGAAGACAGAGCTGAAGGGAAGGAAGCTCATCGTAAGGGAGGAACCCGAAAGGAGGATTTTCGGCCTGAACTCCGGAGGAGCCGAGATAGAGGTAAAACTTCCGGTGAATGTCCCTTTGAAGGTCAGGAACGTCAACGGAACCGTCATCATAAGGGGGTGCAGGGCGGAGTATCTGGACACCATCAACGGCGAAATCGATGCCCGGTTTACCATTGCCGGCCCCCTCAGGGCCAGAACCGTCAACGGAAGGCTTAATATCGTCCTGGAAGAGATCGAAGGGGACATCGATGTGAGCACGGTAAACGGGGACGTGAACATTCGGCTCTCGGACTTCTGCGATGCGAGGATAAGCGTTAGGAGGGTCAACGGTAGCGTGCGGTTCGTTGGAATCGATCCGGAGGAGCCGTTGATAGGCTCCGGAACCTACAAGGTGGAGGTGAAGACCGTAAACGGCAGCGTGAGTGTTGAGCTTGCACCCCAGCCATAG